A stretch of the Campylobacter sp. 19-13652 genome encodes the following:
- the efp gene encoding elongation factor P: MASYSMGDLKKGLKIEIDGVPYKIVEYQHVKPGKGAAFVRAKIKSFVDGKVLEKTFHAGDKCEQPNLEEKQMQYLYDDGEYCQFMDTVTYEQVAIADEDVGDVKKWMIDGMMVDILFHNGKAIGVEVPQVVELKIVETPPNFKGDSQGGKKPATLESGAVVQIPFHVLEGEVIRVDTQRGEYIERASK, encoded by the coding sequence ATGGCTTCATATTCAATGGGCGACCTTAAAAAGGGTCTAAAAATCGAAATCGACGGTGTGCCGTATAAAATCGTGGAGTACCAGCACGTAAAACCAGGTAAGGGAGCAGCGTTTGTGCGTGCTAAAATCAAATCATTCGTAGACGGCAAGGTACTTGAAAAGACATTTCACGCGGGCGATAAGTGCGAACAGCCAAATCTAGAAGAAAAGCAGATGCAATACCTTTATGATGATGGCGAGTACTGCCAGTTTATGGACACCGTTACCTACGAGCAAGTCGCAATTGCTGATGAGGACGTGGGGGACGTTAAAAAATGGATGATTGATGGAATGATGGTGGATATTTTGTTTCACAACGGCAAGGCCATCGGCGTTGAAGTCCCACAAGTTGTCGAGCTAAAAATCGTCGAGACTCCGCCAAATTTCAAAGGTGACAGCCAAGGCGGCAAGAAGCCAGCCACGCTTGAAAGTGGTGCAGTGGTGCAGATTCCATTTCACGTCCTTGAAGGCGAAGTTATCCGTGTGGATACACAGCGTGGGGAGTATATCGAGCGCGCAAGCAAATAA
- a CDS encoding alpha/beta hydrolase has product MKKLLLLALFSLLLNASEFKSFKYLPQEFKPIAKDWASDISSLEQVKEWQNYMLEQAKSARKPDFARKAKLAGAPDVSLYFYLPSAKSDKPLPAIFFIHGGGYLVGSALSGGDAFYALANSVNAVIISLEYRLSTTAPFPAQLDDAYAGLSYVFTHAALLGIDSSRIAIMGESAGGNLAAALALYARDMGEFSPLAQILIYPMLDYTTAAPKSPLAGEFIWTAGSNRFAWEVLKGGKNLSQKELGYFSPSYASDLHGLPRALIMVGGLDLFADEDIEYARRLLASGVQTQLFVLPNFLHAYEHIMPNSPLSAEFIRTRDKAIDKILN; this is encoded by the coding sequence ATGAAAAAGCTCCTACTTTTAGCCCTTTTTAGCCTACTTTTAAATGCGTCAGAATTTAAAAGCTTCAAGTATCTCCCGCAGGAATTTAAGCCAATCGCAAAAGACTGGGCTAGCGACATATCAAGTCTAGAACAGGTCAAAGAGTGGCAAAACTACATGCTAGAGCAAGCAAAAAGCGCACGCAAGCCAGACTTTGCACGCAAGGCAAAGCTAGCAGGTGCGCCTGATGTAAGCTTATACTTTTACCTGCCTAGCGCAAAAAGTGACAAGCCCCTGCCAGCCATTTTCTTTATCCACGGCGGCGGATATTTAGTAGGCTCAGCACTCAGTGGTGGTGACGCATTTTACGCACTGGCAAATAGCGTAAATGCCGTCATCATCAGCCTGGAGTACCGCCTATCTACTACTGCGCCCTTTCCAGCGCAACTAGATGACGCTTATGCTGGGCTTAGCTATGTCTTTACCCACGCTGCCCTGCTTGGCATAGACAGCAGCCGCATAGCCATTATGGGCGAGAGCGCTGGGGGCAATCTAGCCGCCGCACTTGCGCTATACGCTAGAGATATGGGTGAGTTTAGCCCACTTGCGCAGATACTCATCTATCCTATGCTTGATTACACCACAGCTGCGCCTAAATCGCCGCTAGCTGGGGAGTTTATCTGGACTGCTGGCTCAAATCGCTTTGCATGGGAGGTTTTAAAGGGTGGCAAGAATTTATCACAAAAAGAGCTTGGCTATTTCTCTCCATCATACGCCAGCGATTTACATGGCTTGCCACGTGCGCTTATAATGGTCGGCGGGCTTGATCTATTTGCTGATGAAGACATAGAATACGCTAGAAGGCTCTTAGCTAGCGGCGTGCAAACGCAGCTTTTTGTCTTACCTAACTTTTTGCACGCATACGAGCACATTATGCCAAATAGTCCACTAAGTGCCGAGTTTATCCGCACAAGGGATAAGGCGATAGATAAAATTTTAAACTAA